The following coding sequences lie in one Labrus bergylta chromosome 5, fLabBer1.1, whole genome shotgun sequence genomic window:
- the arhgef3 gene encoding rho guanine nucleotide exchange factor 3 isoform X1 has product MQTGDGCQRGSRWSLQKKSSSFPLSPDSWSLRGKKRKQASRDADSLSLCSLDINEPSTKRSKLVSRVTSLANLLPPVKTVPLKRIGQTLQRSISFRNETQTERTAAHPPPSSSTLKSRTFPATVSNSCSSMTQTRVSSASAQTSKRRDSKLWSETFDVHLGATQPLSPKEIKRQEAIFELAQGEQDLVEDLKLAKKAYHDPMLKLSIMTEQELNQIFGTLDSLIPLHEDLLSRLQDARKADGSTEHVGHILTDWLPCLSSYTPYCSNQVKAKSLLDQKKQDRRVQDFLQRCLQSPFSRKLDLWNFLDIPRSRLVKYPLLLREILKHTPNDHPDRQHLDEAMLMVQSVVADINSRTGESECQYYKDRLLYSEYTHRDELIGRSRTLSCHGELKNNRGLKLHVFLFQDVLVITRSISLNDHPVSYQLCRQPIPIRQLDLEDLTDGEMRVGGSIRGAFSNNERTKNFFRVSFRLGGQLQSHCFQASDAFNKQQWINCIRQAKEAAALTGEQPAQTGQSLETGLGGHIGPLGETGLRLCGESELEDGKGNWGEMEAGLGLEREEGVSGGKDLSLGEEAGVGLTPETETRRGMETVLGGDGDLELDGEIGLDGETSLRSSEMDAGVKMETGQGVGGEIDAEQEADVKVDEGSRGERGEVLSGGGTNISASISPCTPPDQEVKEEEHNDAEQVEEVVMETGEVASLQCEELSFRC; this is encoded by the exons GTGGAGCCTTCAGAAGAAATCgtcctccttccctctctctcctgacaGCTGGTCCCTCAGAGGG aagaagaggaagcaggcCAGCAGAGATGCAGACTCCCTCAGCCTCTGCAGTCTGGACATCAAT GAGCCGAGCACAAAGCGCAGTAAACTTGTATCCAGGGTGACGTCTCTCGCCAACCTGCTGCCGCCGGTCAAGACAGTACCACTGAAGAGGATTGGTCAGACGCTACAG CGCTCCATCAGCTTTCGTAATGAAACTCAGACGGAGAGAACCGCCGCTCATCCTCCCCCCTCATCGTCGACACTAAAGTCGCGCACTTTCCCAGCGACGGTCTCCAACTCGTGCTCTTCCATGACTCAGACACGGGTATCATCAGCATCAGCTCAAACCTCAAAGCGCCGGGACAGCAAACTCTGGAGTGAGACGTTCGACGTCCACCTTGGAGCGACACAACCTTTGAGCCCGAAGGAGATTAAACGACAAGAG gctaTATTTGAGCTGGCTCAGGGCGAACAAGACTTAGTTGAGGATCTCAAGTTGGCAAAGAAG GCCTACCATGACCCGATGCtgaagctgtcaatcatgaccgAGCAGGAACTGAACCAGATCTTTGGCACTCTGGACTCTCTGATACCTCTGCATGAAG ACCTGCTGAGTCGTCTCCAAGACGCAAGAAAAGCTGACGGCTCCACAGAACATGTGGGACACATTCTCACTGACTGG CTGCCCTGCCTCTCCTCTTACACTCCGTACTGCAGTAACCAGGTGAAGGCGAAGTCTTTGTTGGACCAGAAGAAGCAGGACCGGCGGGTGCAGGACTTCTTGCAGCGCTGTCTCCAGTCGCCCTTCAGCAGGAAGTTGGACCTGTGGAACTTCCTGGACATCCCCCGCAGTCGACTGGTGAAATACCCGCTGCTGCTCAGAGAGATCCTGAAACACACGCCCAACGATCACCCCGACCGACAGCACCTCGATGAGGCG ATGCTGATGGTTCAGAGCGTGGTGGCGGACATTAACAGCCGGACGGGGGAGTCGGAGTGTCAGTACTACAAGGACCGTCTGTTGTACTCAGAGTACACACACAGGGATGAACTCATCGGCCGGTCCAGGACGCTCAGTTGCCATGGAGAGCTGAAGAACAACAGAGGACTC AAGCTTCACGTGTTTCTGTTCCAAGACGTCCTGGTCATCACCAGGTCTATCTCTCTAAACGACCATCCAGTCAGCTACCAGCTCTGCCGACAGCCAATCCCCATCCGGCAGCTGGACCTGGAGGACCTAACAGACGGGGAGATGAGAGTGGGCGGGTCCATCAGAGGAGCCTTCAGCAATAATGAGCGTA CAAAGAACTTTTTCCGGGTATCGTTCCGCCTTGGAGGTCAGCTGCAGAGTCACTGCTTCCAGGCCAGCGACGCCTTCAACAAACAGCAATGGATCAACTGTATCAGACAAGCCAAAGAAGCTGCGGCACTGACCGGAGAGCAGCCGGCACAGACGGGACAGAGTCTGGAGACGGGGCTGGGTGGACACATAG GCCCGCTGGGGGAGACAGGTCTGAGATTGTGTGGAGAGTCAGAGCTTGAGGATGGAAAAGGAAACTGGGGTGAGATGGAGGCAGGGCTGGGTTTAGAAAGAGAGGAAGGTGTGAGTGGAGGGAAAGATCTGAGTTTGGGTGAAGAGGCAGGGGTGGGTTTAACTCCAGAGACAGAGACCAGGAGAGGGATGGAGACCGTTTTGGGAGGGGATGGGGATTTGGAATTAGATGGAGAAATTGGGTTGGATGGTGAGACAAGTCTGAGGAGCAGTGAGATGGATGCAGGTGTGAAGATGGAGACAGGGCAGGGGGTCGGAGGTGAGATAGATGCAGAGCAAGAAGCTGATGTGAAGGTGGATGAAGGaagcagaggagaaagaggtGAGGTTCTAAGCGGTGGTGGTACTAATATATCCGCCTCCATTTCCCCTTGTACTCCTCCTGACCaagaggtgaaggaggaggagcacaATGACGCCGAGCAAGtggaggaggtggtgatggAAACTGGCGAGGTAGCCTCCCTGCAGTGCGAGGAGCTGAGCTTTAGATGCTGA
- the arhgef3 gene encoding rho guanine nucleotide exchange factor 3 isoform X2, producing the protein MVVGKSPYCIMVHKFEAGCSLESVKNNNTMGKQVEEPSTKRSKLVSRVTSLANLLPPVKTVPLKRIGQTLQRSISFRNETQTERTAAHPPPSSSTLKSRTFPATVSNSCSSMTQTRVSSASAQTSKRRDSKLWSETFDVHLGATQPLSPKEIKRQEAIFELAQGEQDLVEDLKLAKKAYHDPMLKLSIMTEQELNQIFGTLDSLIPLHEDLLSRLQDARKADGSTEHVGHILTDWLPCLSSYTPYCSNQVKAKSLLDQKKQDRRVQDFLQRCLQSPFSRKLDLWNFLDIPRSRLVKYPLLLREILKHTPNDHPDRQHLDEAMLMVQSVVADINSRTGESECQYYKDRLLYSEYTHRDELIGRSRTLSCHGELKNNRGLKLHVFLFQDVLVITRSISLNDHPVSYQLCRQPIPIRQLDLEDLTDGEMRVGGSIRGAFSNNERTKNFFRVSFRLGGQLQSHCFQASDAFNKQQWINCIRQAKEAAALTGEQPAQTGQSLETGLGGHIGPLGETGLRLCGESELEDGKGNWGEMEAGLGLEREEGVSGGKDLSLGEEAGVGLTPETETRRGMETVLGGDGDLELDGEIGLDGETSLRSSEMDAGVKMETGQGVGGEIDAEQEADVKVDEGSRGERGEVLSGGGTNISASISPCTPPDQEVKEEEHNDAEQVEEVVMETGEVASLQCEELSFRC; encoded by the exons ATGGTGGTAGGGAAGAGCCCATACTGCATCATGGTTCACAAGTTTGAGGCTGGATGCTCTTTGGAGTCGGTCAAGAATAACAACACTATGGGGAAACAGGTGGAG GAGCCGAGCACAAAGCGCAGTAAACTTGTATCCAGGGTGACGTCTCTCGCCAACCTGCTGCCGCCGGTCAAGACAGTACCACTGAAGAGGATTGGTCAGACGCTACAG CGCTCCATCAGCTTTCGTAATGAAACTCAGACGGAGAGAACCGCCGCTCATCCTCCCCCCTCATCGTCGACACTAAAGTCGCGCACTTTCCCAGCGACGGTCTCCAACTCGTGCTCTTCCATGACTCAGACACGGGTATCATCAGCATCAGCTCAAACCTCAAAGCGCCGGGACAGCAAACTCTGGAGTGAGACGTTCGACGTCCACCTTGGAGCGACACAACCTTTGAGCCCGAAGGAGATTAAACGACAAGAG gctaTATTTGAGCTGGCTCAGGGCGAACAAGACTTAGTTGAGGATCTCAAGTTGGCAAAGAAG GCCTACCATGACCCGATGCtgaagctgtcaatcatgaccgAGCAGGAACTGAACCAGATCTTTGGCACTCTGGACTCTCTGATACCTCTGCATGAAG ACCTGCTGAGTCGTCTCCAAGACGCAAGAAAAGCTGACGGCTCCACAGAACATGTGGGACACATTCTCACTGACTGG CTGCCCTGCCTCTCCTCTTACACTCCGTACTGCAGTAACCAGGTGAAGGCGAAGTCTTTGTTGGACCAGAAGAAGCAGGACCGGCGGGTGCAGGACTTCTTGCAGCGCTGTCTCCAGTCGCCCTTCAGCAGGAAGTTGGACCTGTGGAACTTCCTGGACATCCCCCGCAGTCGACTGGTGAAATACCCGCTGCTGCTCAGAGAGATCCTGAAACACACGCCCAACGATCACCCCGACCGACAGCACCTCGATGAGGCG ATGCTGATGGTTCAGAGCGTGGTGGCGGACATTAACAGCCGGACGGGGGAGTCGGAGTGTCAGTACTACAAGGACCGTCTGTTGTACTCAGAGTACACACACAGGGATGAACTCATCGGCCGGTCCAGGACGCTCAGTTGCCATGGAGAGCTGAAGAACAACAGAGGACTC AAGCTTCACGTGTTTCTGTTCCAAGACGTCCTGGTCATCACCAGGTCTATCTCTCTAAACGACCATCCAGTCAGCTACCAGCTCTGCCGACAGCCAATCCCCATCCGGCAGCTGGACCTGGAGGACCTAACAGACGGGGAGATGAGAGTGGGCGGGTCCATCAGAGGAGCCTTCAGCAATAATGAGCGTA CAAAGAACTTTTTCCGGGTATCGTTCCGCCTTGGAGGTCAGCTGCAGAGTCACTGCTTCCAGGCCAGCGACGCCTTCAACAAACAGCAATGGATCAACTGTATCAGACAAGCCAAAGAAGCTGCGGCACTGACCGGAGAGCAGCCGGCACAGACGGGACAGAGTCTGGAGACGGGGCTGGGTGGACACATAG GCCCGCTGGGGGAGACAGGTCTGAGATTGTGTGGAGAGTCAGAGCTTGAGGATGGAAAAGGAAACTGGGGTGAGATGGAGGCAGGGCTGGGTTTAGAAAGAGAGGAAGGTGTGAGTGGAGGGAAAGATCTGAGTTTGGGTGAAGAGGCAGGGGTGGGTTTAACTCCAGAGACAGAGACCAGGAGAGGGATGGAGACCGTTTTGGGAGGGGATGGGGATTTGGAATTAGATGGAGAAATTGGGTTGGATGGTGAGACAAGTCTGAGGAGCAGTGAGATGGATGCAGGTGTGAAGATGGAGACAGGGCAGGGGGTCGGAGGTGAGATAGATGCAGAGCAAGAAGCTGATGTGAAGGTGGATGAAGGaagcagaggagaaagaggtGAGGTTCTAAGCGGTGGTGGTACTAATATATCCGCCTCCATTTCCCCTTGTACTCCTCCTGACCaagaggtgaaggaggaggagcacaATGACGCCGAGCAAGtggaggaggtggtgatggAAACTGGCGAGGTAGCCTCCCTGCAGTGCGAGGAGCTGAGCTTTAGATGCTGA
- the arhgef3 gene encoding rho guanine nucleotide exchange factor 3 isoform X3, with protein sequence MMGCCLFVYYRKKRKQASRDADSLSLCSLDINEPSTKRSKLVSRVTSLANLLPPVKTVPLKRIGQTLQRSISFRNETQTERTAAHPPPSSSTLKSRTFPATVSNSCSSMTQTRVSSASAQTSKRRDSKLWSETFDVHLGATQPLSPKEIKRQEAIFELAQGEQDLVEDLKLAKKAYHDPMLKLSIMTEQELNQIFGTLDSLIPLHEDLLSRLQDARKADGSTEHVGHILTDWLPCLSSYTPYCSNQVKAKSLLDQKKQDRRVQDFLQRCLQSPFSRKLDLWNFLDIPRSRLVKYPLLLREILKHTPNDHPDRQHLDEAMLMVQSVVADINSRTGESECQYYKDRLLYSEYTHRDELIGRSRTLSCHGELKNNRGLKLHVFLFQDVLVITRSISLNDHPVSYQLCRQPIPIRQLDLEDLTDGEMRVGGSIRGAFSNNERTKNFFRVSFRLGGQLQSHCFQASDAFNKQQWINCIRQAKEAAALTGEQPAQTGQSLETGLGGHIGPLGETGLRLCGESELEDGKGNWGEMEAGLGLEREEGVSGGKDLSLGEEAGVGLTPETETRRGMETVLGGDGDLELDGEIGLDGETSLRSSEMDAGVKMETGQGVGGEIDAEQEADVKVDEGSRGERGEVLSGGGTNISASISPCTPPDQEVKEEEHNDAEQVEEVVMETGEVASLQCEELSFRC encoded by the exons ATGATgggctgctgtctgtttgtttactATCGg aagaagaggaagcaggcCAGCAGAGATGCAGACTCCCTCAGCCTCTGCAGTCTGGACATCAAT GAGCCGAGCACAAAGCGCAGTAAACTTGTATCCAGGGTGACGTCTCTCGCCAACCTGCTGCCGCCGGTCAAGACAGTACCACTGAAGAGGATTGGTCAGACGCTACAG CGCTCCATCAGCTTTCGTAATGAAACTCAGACGGAGAGAACCGCCGCTCATCCTCCCCCCTCATCGTCGACACTAAAGTCGCGCACTTTCCCAGCGACGGTCTCCAACTCGTGCTCTTCCATGACTCAGACACGGGTATCATCAGCATCAGCTCAAACCTCAAAGCGCCGGGACAGCAAACTCTGGAGTGAGACGTTCGACGTCCACCTTGGAGCGACACAACCTTTGAGCCCGAAGGAGATTAAACGACAAGAG gctaTATTTGAGCTGGCTCAGGGCGAACAAGACTTAGTTGAGGATCTCAAGTTGGCAAAGAAG GCCTACCATGACCCGATGCtgaagctgtcaatcatgaccgAGCAGGAACTGAACCAGATCTTTGGCACTCTGGACTCTCTGATACCTCTGCATGAAG ACCTGCTGAGTCGTCTCCAAGACGCAAGAAAAGCTGACGGCTCCACAGAACATGTGGGACACATTCTCACTGACTGG CTGCCCTGCCTCTCCTCTTACACTCCGTACTGCAGTAACCAGGTGAAGGCGAAGTCTTTGTTGGACCAGAAGAAGCAGGACCGGCGGGTGCAGGACTTCTTGCAGCGCTGTCTCCAGTCGCCCTTCAGCAGGAAGTTGGACCTGTGGAACTTCCTGGACATCCCCCGCAGTCGACTGGTGAAATACCCGCTGCTGCTCAGAGAGATCCTGAAACACACGCCCAACGATCACCCCGACCGACAGCACCTCGATGAGGCG ATGCTGATGGTTCAGAGCGTGGTGGCGGACATTAACAGCCGGACGGGGGAGTCGGAGTGTCAGTACTACAAGGACCGTCTGTTGTACTCAGAGTACACACACAGGGATGAACTCATCGGCCGGTCCAGGACGCTCAGTTGCCATGGAGAGCTGAAGAACAACAGAGGACTC AAGCTTCACGTGTTTCTGTTCCAAGACGTCCTGGTCATCACCAGGTCTATCTCTCTAAACGACCATCCAGTCAGCTACCAGCTCTGCCGACAGCCAATCCCCATCCGGCAGCTGGACCTGGAGGACCTAACAGACGGGGAGATGAGAGTGGGCGGGTCCATCAGAGGAGCCTTCAGCAATAATGAGCGTA CAAAGAACTTTTTCCGGGTATCGTTCCGCCTTGGAGGTCAGCTGCAGAGTCACTGCTTCCAGGCCAGCGACGCCTTCAACAAACAGCAATGGATCAACTGTATCAGACAAGCCAAAGAAGCTGCGGCACTGACCGGAGAGCAGCCGGCACAGACGGGACAGAGTCTGGAGACGGGGCTGGGTGGACACATAG GCCCGCTGGGGGAGACAGGTCTGAGATTGTGTGGAGAGTCAGAGCTTGAGGATGGAAAAGGAAACTGGGGTGAGATGGAGGCAGGGCTGGGTTTAGAAAGAGAGGAAGGTGTGAGTGGAGGGAAAGATCTGAGTTTGGGTGAAGAGGCAGGGGTGGGTTTAACTCCAGAGACAGAGACCAGGAGAGGGATGGAGACCGTTTTGGGAGGGGATGGGGATTTGGAATTAGATGGAGAAATTGGGTTGGATGGTGAGACAAGTCTGAGGAGCAGTGAGATGGATGCAGGTGTGAAGATGGAGACAGGGCAGGGGGTCGGAGGTGAGATAGATGCAGAGCAAGAAGCTGATGTGAAGGTGGATGAAGGaagcagaggagaaagaggtGAGGTTCTAAGCGGTGGTGGTACTAATATATCCGCCTCCATTTCCCCTTGTACTCCTCCTGACCaagaggtgaaggaggaggagcacaATGACGCCGAGCAAGtggaggaggtggtgatggAAACTGGCGAGGTAGCCTCCCTGCAGTGCGAGGAGCTGAGCTTTAGATGCTGA